GCTTCCCAAAAGATACTTTAGGGATTATTGGGGTAACTGTTTCTCCGAAAAATTCTGATCGCGTATGGGCTATTGTAGAGAATAAAGAAAAAGGAGGCTTGTACCGCAGTGATGATGGAGGTAAAAAATGGACGCAAGTTAATGATGAGCGCAAATTACGCCAACGTGCTTGGTATTATACACGTCTGTATGCAGATACAGAAGATGAAGATGTAGTGTATGTGTTAAATGTAAATTACCATAAGTCTAGTGATGGTGGAAAATCGTTTTCTACGTTTAATGCGCCACATGGAGATCATCATGATCTTTGGATAGCTCCAGAAAATTCTAAACGAATGATTATTGGTGATGATGGTGGTGCGCAAATTTCTTATGATGGTGGCGAAACGTGGAGTACCTATTACAACCAGCCTACCGCACAATTTTATAGAGTGACTACAGACAACGCTTTTCCCTATCGGATTTATGCAGCGCAGCAAGATAATTCTACGCTTCGGATTAACCACAGGAGTGACGGGCGTAGTATAGATGATAATGATTGGGAAGAAACGGCAGGGGGAGAGTCTGCTTGGATTGCCGTGGACCCTAAAAATGATGATATTGTTTATGGTGGTAGTTATGATGGTTTTTTAACGCGCGTAAATCATAAAACAAAAACAGTAAGAGGTATAAATGTATGGCCAGACAACCCTATGGGTGCTGGTGCGGAGGCTATGAAGTATCGTTTTCAATGGAATTTCCCGATCATCTTCAGCAAGCATAATCCTAAAAAATTATATACTTTTTCTAACCATGTACATGTTTCAGAAAATGAGGGACAAAGCTGGACCCTTTTGAGTGATGATTTAACTAGAAATGATCCTACTAAACTAGGCTCTAGCGGTGGGCCCATAACACAAGATAATACGAGTGTAGAATATTACTGTACCATTTTTGCGGCTAATGAAAGTCCGCTTAAAGAAGGTTTGCTTTGGGTAGGTAGTGATGATGGTTTGGTGCATGTCACTAAAGATGGTGGTACTTCTTGGACTAATGTTACTCCTACAAATATGCCAGAATGGGCGATGATCAATAGTATTGAGCCTTCGGCCTTTGATGCTGGTACCTGTTATGTTGCCGCAACGCGGTATAAATTGGGCGACTTTGAACCTTACCTATATAAAACTACAGATTACGGAAAAACTTGGAGTACAATTACAAACGGAATTGCTAAAGAGCATTTCACCAGAGTAGTGCGCGAAGATCCTAAAAGAAAAGGACTGCTTTATGCGGGTACGGAAACAGGAATGTATATTTCTTTTGATGATGGTGCCAACTGGAATCCGTTTCAAATGAACCTTCCTATTGTGCCTATTACAGATCTAGCGATTAAGGATGATAATTTAATAGTAGCTACACAAGGAAGAAGCTTATGGATTATTGATGACTTAACGGTACTGCATCAACTTAATACTTCTGATAAAGATAAAGCGACTATTTTATTTCAACCTAAAGACGCTTATAGGACAAAAGGGGGTGCAAGTAAAAAGGCATCTAAAACAGCTGGTCAGAATCACCCTAATGGGGTAATTACACATTTCTATTTAAATAGTTTAAATGAAAAAGACAGTATCGCCCTAACGTATTTAAGCATGAAAGGAGATACCCTAGCATCTTTTTCAAATTCAACAAAAGATAAAGACAAGAAATTAGACCTTAAAAAAGGAGGGAATACCCACGTGTGGGATACACGCGGAAAAGGAGCTAAAGAATTAGATGGGATGATTTTATGGTGGGCTAATTTAGACGGAGCAAAAGCAGTTCCTGGAGCGTACCAAGTAAGCTTGTCTGTTAATGGAAAAAGTAGCACAGAAGCATTTAAAATTTTACCGGATCCTAGAGCAGAAGCTTCTGTAGCAGCTATGCAAAAGCAGTTTGATTTTATCACGGATATTAATACCACCATTGAGCGTGCGCATACCTCTATTGAAAAAATTAGAACAATTACCAAGCAGCTAGATGCTTTTTCAAAGCAATATGAAGGCAAGGAGCAAACAAAGGCTTTATTGGAGAAAGCCAAAGCAATGAAAGAGAAATTTGGCGAAGTAGAAAAGGCCTTGTATCAAACGCAAAACAGAAGCGGACAAGACCCGTTGAACTTTCCTATTAAGCTCACCAATAAATTAGGGCATTTAAATAGCTTGGTGGCTATTGATGATTTTCCGCCTACGGCACAAGATATTGTAGTTAAAAATGAATTGACTGCCGAAATAAAAGCACAATTAAGTACTTTTGATGCGCTGATAGGTAAGGAGATGAAACAGTTTAATGAAGAATTCAATCAGCTAAAACTTAACTATTTATTTGTAGAGGAATAATGACAGAACTATACGGTTATATAAAAGCATTGCATTTAATTTTTGTAATCACATGGTTTGCGGGGCTTTTTTATGTTCCTAGGCTATTTATAAACCATATAGAAGCTTCCTTAAGACCTTCTCCAGAAAAAGAAATATTAACAAAAGAGTTTAAATTAATGACCAAAAGGCTATGGTATATCATTACCTGGCCTTCGGCCATTTTAGCCGTGCTATTTGCAATTTGGTTGTTAGTACTCTTTCCGGGTTGGTTGCAACAACCGTGGATGCATGTAAAATTGACGTTTGTAGTACTGCTTATTTTATATCACCTTAAAAACCATCAAATATTTAAGCAATTACAGCGAGACGAAATTAAGTACACAGCTAACTTTATGCGTATTTGGAATGAGGGTGCTACCATTATTTTATTTGCTATTGTTTTTTTAGTGGTGTTAAAAAGTACCATTAGTTGGGTTTACGGCGTTGTAGGGATACTTACTTTAGGTATTTTACTAATGTTAGGCATAAAATTATACAAACGCATCCGTGATAAAAACCCCGATGCATAGCAGTAAGTGTGTTTCAGCATCTTTTGGTGTGATTCTTGTTACCTTTAAAATCAAATAACAAAGAGTGTTCAATAAAGTTTCCCTCAGGTCCCGTATATTTATTTCAATGATTGTTCTGGTGCTTTTAGCATCGGTATTAATTGCTGGGGTTACTATTTATCAATATGGAGAGCAGTCTAAAGATTACCATGAGGATCGTTTAGACCGTAAAGAGGAGCAGATAAAGGAAAACATACGCTACACATTACAACGAACCACGTACGTAGCGACAACTGAGAATTTAGATCTTATTTTTAAAGATGAAATTTATCAAATAGCCGATGTGCTAAATGTAAATTTTAATATATATGATTTAGAAGGTGGACTCATAAAAAGTTCTAGGCCAAAATCTAAATTTCAGAATGATTCTATTTCGATGTGTTTGACGCCAGAGGTTTTAAACAATCTAAAAAATAGTGCCGATTCTAGATATTTAGAAGAGAAATCTGCAGCAGGAGATAAATATCAAGCCTCTTATACTTACATTACGGATGGTAAATTTAAACCTATCGGAATTCTAAATTTGCCCTATTTTGAAGATAATTCTTTTAATGATCATGAGTTAAAAGAGTTTTTACTGCGCTTAGGGGGTGTATATCTTTTTATGCTACTTATTGCTATCCTCTTATCTTATATTATTTCCAAATATATTACCAGATCACTGCAGACCGTTTCTGATAAAATGAATACCACTTTTTTAACCAAACGGAATGAGAAAATTATCGTGGGCAATCCTTCTGAAGAAGTAGGGAAGTTAATTAATGCCTATAATGCGATGATAGATGAATTGGAAATTAGTGCTGTAAAATTGGCAAAAAGTGAGCGGGAGCAAGCATGGCGAGAAATGGCAAAGCAGGTAGCCCATGAAATTAAGAATCCGCTTACGCCAATGCGATTGACCGTACAGAGTTTTGAGCGAAAGTTTGATCCCGCAGATCCTGAGGTTAGAAATAAATTAAATGAATATTCAAAAACCTTAATTCAGCAAATAGATACCATGAGTAATATTGCGGGTGCATTTTCTAATTTTGCCGAAATGCCTGCGCAGCAGAATGAAACCCTTAATGTGGTAAAAATTGTGAAGTTAGGCTTAGATATATTTAATGAAAGCTACATTCATTTTATTGCAGATGAAGAAGAGATTATCGCTAAACTAGATCGTACACAATTAATTAGAGTGCTTACTAATTTGGTTAAAAATGCGATCCAAGCTATTCCAGATGTAGCAGCTCCAAGAATATTAGTTACTGTGTCTTCAGAAGGTAATTTTGTAAAAATTTCGGTTGCAGATAATGGTATTGGGATAGCAGATGAGTTTAAAGAAAAAATCTTTGAACCAAAATTTACGACTAAATCTAGCGGAATGGGGCTTGGTTTAGGCATGGTGAAAACAATTGTAGAAACCTATAACGGTACTATAGATTTAACCTCGCAACCGGGAAAAGGAACCGTGTTTACAGTAAGGTTCCCTAGGATAGTGTAATATATTCCTAGTTTATATGAAACTTCTTAACTTTTTTATCCATGACAACATACATTTTCAATTATTACAATTCCCCCTTTGAAGGGGGTGCCCAAAGGGTGGGGGACGTTAAAGTGGAACATCACTAATAAGTCCAAAACTTATAGTTGAGGTTAACAGCGGTAAAACACTCTAGCCTATAAGCTGTCTCCTGAAGGGGACAAGTATCTGTAGAAAGACTAAAATAGAGGGAAAGGAATTGTATTTTGTAGGCGATTATTGATGCAGAAAACAGCATGAGAACTTTTTTAGTATGAAAATGTACCTATAGTTAATTTTGATAATTTAGTACTATGGAGTAAAATATGTCAATAGATACAGTATGAAAATAAAAAAAAGATATGGTAAATATGGTGGCTATTTACCTCATTGTGTGGACAGGGATATTATTAGACGTATTAAAAAAGAAGAGGCAAATAATCCTGAATATTATATTCGAGTAGATGATAAGTTTTTCATATTAAATGAGGCACTCATAACTGATAGCTATAAACATATAGGATTTTTCATATATGGAATCTCATTACTTTATATAATAGGAAGATTCAGCATTAATAAAGAGATAAGTTTTGGATTTTCATTCTTACTTATTTTAGCCGGTAGTTTATCAATTCTTTATTATTACAAGCACCCAAAAAAAGAATTAATTTTAGATAGAATGAATGGAATGATCACGTTCCCAAATTATTTTTATTTCAAACCTTTCACTATGCCTTTTGAAGATTGCTTAGTGGCATGGTCAGTTAAAAATTCGGGTGCATCGCCTACGGCTCCAAGATTATCTTTATTGCATCCTAATGGCTTTACAAGTACAGATGTTATGGGTGCAGATATACTAGAAGATTGGTGTTTTATGAATTGGTATATGGATAAAAATAGGCCCTTACCACCTGGCACTGCTTTTGATGAATACAGGTTGCAAGATTTTGAACGTAGAAAGGCAGAAGGTTTTCCTAAACCACTATTTCCAGGTTCTTTTCACACCCCAGAGCGCACACCATCGCAACATAGACAACGTAAAGAAATTGGTGGGTGGTAGATTTTAACTCTAAAAATGTCAAAAATTAAAAAAAGATACGGTAAATACGGTGGCTATTTACCTCATTGTGTGGACAGGGATATTACTCGACGCATAAAAAAAGAAGAGGCCAATAATCCTGAATATTACATTCGAGTAGATGATCAGTTTTTCATATTAAATGAGGCACTCATAACTGATAGCTATAAACATATAGGATTTTTCATATATGGATTATTGTTATTTATTACTATTTTAAGGCTAGCTGCTGGTAAAGAAATAAATTTTTTTATATCTTTTATTTTTAATAGGTAGTTTATCAATTTTTTATTATCATAATCACCCAAAAAAAGAATTAATTTTAGATAGAATGAACGGGATGATTACGTTCCCAAATTATTTTTATTTTAAACCTTTCACCATGCCTTTTGAAGATTGCTTAGTAGCATGGTCAGTTAAAAATTCAGGGGCATCCCCTACGGCTCCAAGATTATCTTTATTACATCCTAATGGCTTTACAAGTACAGATGTTATGGGAGCAGATATTTTAGAAGATTGGTGTTTTATGAATTGGTATATGGATAAAAACAGACCCTTACCCCCAGGCACTGCTTTTGATGAATACCGCGAGCAAGATTTTGAACGTAGAAAGGCAGAAGGTTTTCCTAAACCACTATTTCCAGGTACTTTTCACACCCCAGAACGCACACCTTCTCAACATAGACAACGTAAAGAAATTGGTGGGTGGTAATTAGTTAGTTTAAAAATAGAAAATAGTAGTATCTTCAATTACTATAGTACTAAAATAGACAAACAAACAATTATCTATATACATTGGCAAAAGATTTAACAAGAGCGATAACACATGAAAATTATGGAAAGGCAGAAAGTGGCTTACAAAAATATTATCATAAGGTAGAAAAGATAATTTACCATACCCCCAGAGAATTCACCAAAGAATCTATTGAAAAAGGTGGAGTTTTTAATTTCGCTTCTGATGATTTTATGACTCAACCTGATACCTCTAATGGTGTGCCAGTGGCTTGCATAGGAGATATGACTGCACATGGCGGAGCCATTACTGTGGGAGAGCCTAATGTAATTATTGGTAGCGCAACTCCTACTCCATCTATTACTATGGCCGTTAATAAAATACCTTTCCCAGAGATAGCATCAAACGCGAGTAATAAAGAGGCTAGGGCAAATCAGCAATTATTGCGAGAAGCAGCGGAAGATATAGAGGGGGAACCACGTATTTATAATTTACAGTGGATAAAAGGAGATAAATTTATACGCGAGTCTAGGTTATTAAAAGAAGTAACTTTAAGAGCCTATGTGGAAAATATATCCGAAGGTGAAATTATAACCCTTAAAGTAAATAAAATTGTTGATTCAACCGATGAAAATCAAGAATTGAATGACGATTCTGAAGAGCTCATTGAAATAAAGGGCACTGTAAAAGATAAAATGGTGGAAGTTACTTGGACTGTTGAATTGCCAGATAGTAAATCAGAAAAGTCATAAAATTATAATGTTAAAGATGGCAAACGATACTCAAGATAAGAAGCAAGGAGAAAGTGATATATTGGCTAAACTTTTTTTTACTGCAGAAGGTGGTGGTGCTAAAAAAGCTAAAAGCGGGGAAAAATCAGTAATAGCACCAGAGGTGAGACTTTATTTTTTTCGATATGGATTATTTCCATATGAAACTGGATCTTTTGATACAGTACGAGTGACCGGTTCAATATATAATGAGGTTACTGAACTTCCTAAGTTAAAAGATTCCAAAAAAGAAACTGATAAAAATAAGAAAAAAGAAGAAGCTCCAACAATTCTGAATGACGTAGAAATATTAAAACTAAAAGAAGTACCAAAATTAGAAAACTTCTACATAGCACGTACCGCTCTCAACCCGGGGTATATATACATCATGAATGATGATGATGCTGATAATTATTTTGAACTTCAGATAAACGAAATTGGTCAAATACAACATATTAATTGGCAATATTCAAAAAATAAAAATTCTAATGGAGAAGTTTTAGACATAAGAATACCAGACGGAGATAAAAATGACTTTAAAATTATATATCCTAATAAAGATGGTAGCGCTAAAAAAATAAGAATAGCATACTCCCCAGTGCAATGGAGCAGAGCGTACCATAATGAGTTAAATACTAACAAAGATAAGCGTGAAAAACGTATGAAGCTTATTGATTGTAGTGGAATCAAAAAAGGGCAAGAATCTAGTGATCCAAAAGTGTGCTATTACAAAGATGTGAATGCTGTTTATCCAATAAGTCATTCATGCGCAACTGCTTTAAAAAAAGCTTTAGATCAAATACATATAGATGAGGAAGAACAAGATGAAAAGGAAATAGAAAATCCTGATGAAAAAAATCTATTTTATGAAGACATGTTTGTTACACTTCATGATCCAATGGGTGCTGCTCACGATATCAATAATCAAGTTTCGGAAAAGATATTATTACATAAAGCATTAATTGAAGCTATACATTCCGGAGAAAGTCATCAAGGGGCGTTCCAGAGATTGGCTAGAGGAGATTTTAACGCCCCTGCACCTAAACCAGAATACCAAGCAATGTTTTCTTTAGCGTTGACTTCTTACCATTACGTGTATAATTCTAACGAAAGTACTAGAAGTTATAACGGAAATGAAGAAGGCTCTATAAATGATCTTCGTTCTGTACATTATGAAGATGACGAGATGATTACCAAAACACTAACTTCTGGAGGTTATGATGGCCTTATGGCTGTATCTTACACAGACCCTACATATCAGGTGCCAAATTCACAATTTTGGGGAACTGGGCGTGGAACAAATCCTGATAAAATCATTGGTATACTAGGAAAAAAAGTTAGAGAAACTTCCAGAGAAATAGCAATGTCTTACAGAAACGATCTAGGAAATTTACTTTCTAGTGATTACATGAAAGAGAAAGGTTATCTAGATGATTTTCTGGGAAATATAGATGATAGAGTTTTAGATGGCAGGTGTGATCATTTAGATCTAATGAGTAATCTAATTTTAAATCCTATTGAGTTTGAAAAAACCCTAATATTAAAAAGACATCATAAAGGTCCTGATAAATGGACAAAATGGGCTTATAGAGTTAGTGATCCTGATAATATTGAAGAATACAAAAATGGCAGTATTACCTCACAGGTTAGTGGATATGAAAACCTAGATCCTTTTTTTGCAGTTATTGCTGTTACCATAAATGTGAGTAAAGTAGTGGATAAATCATCATCTACAGGGCTCAAGTTATTTAAAGCTTTTAGAAGTATACTAAAACAACTAGCAGGCCAAAATATCATAGTAAAAGAGGCTCACGCTAAAACCATTCAAGTATCAGAAAAACAGCGTTTTATATATTAACGTCTAAACAAATCAGCCATGTATGGCGGAAAACCTATTTTTGACCTTGTTGATAATGATATTATACTTAAAATTGATGGTGCTACTGCTGTAGAATTAGATATAAAAGAAAGTGATCTACATGCTACTTGGAGCAAACAACATCCAAATAACCCAAAATATAAACACTTAAGTTCAAGTGAAAAATTTAATCGTATCCTACAATCAGAGGTAGTTATTATTGAGAGTAGAAGAGGGCACCATGAATTAGAGATAGGTGTAAGAGGTGTAAAGGAAGAAAAGGTTGCTGAAGTAACAAGAGCTAAACATGAAAAAGCAGCTAAACTTTTTAATAGTAGAGGTTTTAAAGGTTTTTTTGTTTTTTTAGAATTTGTTAATTTTAATAATGCAGTTGCTACAGCAATAGATAAAGGAGATGTTAAAAGTATAACAAATGCAGCTGGATCAGCTTTTAAGATAAGCGAAGCCTTAATGGAGCTGCAAATTGCTGTAATCAAACACAGTAATGAAGGTAAACATATAGATATAATGACAAGAAACACCAAAATAGTAGGGGCTATCGGTGCTGTTTTTACAGCAGGTATGTGTATTTGGGAAGCAAATGAATTGTTCGGAAAACGAGACCCTGACTCCGCTTGGGCAATGGTAGGGGCTAGTGTCGCATTTACAGTTTCGGCAGGAGTTTCTATTACAGGAGCTGTAGCTGCGGCTTCCGGTTTATTAGCGGCAAGTACTGTCAGTTCAGCAGTTGCTTTGTTAGCATGGTTTGGACCATTAGGTTGGATTTCAGCTTTAGTTGGAGTTGGTTTTTTGGTGCTGTCGCAAATCTTAACAGATTCTCGACTCCAAACGTATTTTAAGTTCTATTTGTTCAGCGATTATAGAGTAGAAGGCTATATGATTGGTACTACTGAAAGCCCTATGGATTATAACCGTCGATTATATCAAAGTAAATCAAAGCTTGTAGATTCTGATGATGAAAACTCGGAATACTATAGTAATCCTCAAATTGCAATGGCATTGTTTTTAGACCTCATTGTTTGTAATCGGATGCATTTGAAAATAGATGGTTATGATCCTAGAGTGCTCTATACATCTAAAAAAGAAGGATTTTCTCAATTAGAATATAGAGCAAAAAAAATAATAGCAACTTTTAGTTATATCAAATTTTTCAACAAAAAAGAGCAGGTAAAATGTAAAATATTCTTTTTTCCTAATGGTTTAAATAGTAATGGTAGTAATGGAGAAGAGCTCGATGAAATTACTCCACATATAAAGGTTATAATAGACCCTGAAAAACATGATGCTATACAAGTTACTATAAATCTCTCAACTATTACGAATAGAATCGGTCGAGCATCTAAAATACTATTTACAACCCGATTAAATATTAATGAAAAAACAGGCAATAGCTTTCCGCAAAGCATTGAAGAGGGTAAAGAACGTTGGTTAGGTGCATTGTTGACTGTTTATGAGCAAAGCACCTACAAAGTACCCTTTGAGGATGATGTAATAGAATTTAAAGCAGGTACTCTCAACGAATTAAAAAAGGAAAATACATGGTAAAAGATTTTACAAGAGCTATTACACATGAAAATTATGGAAAGGCAGAAAGTGGCTTGCAAAAATATTATCATAAGGTAGAAAAGATAATTTACCATACACCAATGAAACTAACCAAAGAAGAAGTGGAAAAAGGTGGAATCTTTACTTTTTCATCGGATGAGTTTATGACTAAACCTGATACCTCTAATGGATTGCCTTTTATTTTAGGGGGAGGGTCTCTTTCCTATTTATTAGCATTGTTTTTTTTACTAAAAGAAGAGTTGGGTACTCCTGGAACTGTATGCGTTTGTATTGCTGTTACAGCATTGATTTTTTCTATTATTTACTATTTTACAAAGCCTCCAAAAGAGAATATTTTAAACCGCAGAGATGGTTTAATTACCATAGAAGGGGCATTGTACCAACCCAATATTACCATGCGGTTTAAGGATGTTATTTGTTGTTATAGTACTGGTGGTGAAAATGGTTTAGGAGCTTTTCGATTAGAAGTCATACGCCCCAATAATTATACTTTTGCAATGCTTAATGCGGGAGATAAAGATTGTTATCGAGATATTGCTTTTTTTACTTGGTATATGGACAAAAATAGACCCTTACCACCTGGCAGTGCTTTTGATCCTTTTAGACAAAAAGACTTTGAACGTAGAAAAGAAGAAGGTTTTCCAAGACCACTCTATATGAGCAATGTACCAACACCCGAAGCCATTCCAGAACAACAAAAAGAAAGAGAAAGATTCTGGAAAGAAGAATTTGTAGTGAAAGATGGCGTATTGATGAGGCATTTTACCTCTAGCGGTACTGACAAATAAAATAACGCAAGAAAATGTATATGCAATAATCCTACAAAAAAGGTAATTAACATCTCTGACATAAAGAATTTTATCCCCGCTAGTTCAACCGTCTCTCTTGTGCCTTTAGAGCTTTCATTATCATATGTTTAATCACTCATTTCTTTTACACTTTTGTATCTTACTCTCGCGGTTACAAGCGTCACGATCGCTCTAGCATAATGCTTTTTAATCAAGGAGTTTGGATAGGATATTTTAGATCCAGAAATTAGACAAAACAATTATTTGCAATTAATTAATAGAAAATATAACGCGTTACTATTATCTTAGGTACATAATACGGATATTCAATAGGTTTATACATTTATTACCATTAATTTTTAAAAAACCTTCTAATCAATAACTTAACGCAAGAAATTTAACAGATAATATGTCAAAAAAAACAAAAAATAATATTACAGATATTCTAATTTCTATACTTATAATAATGATATCTTCATTAATTATAATGAAATCAGTTGAAGCCTTTAACAAAAGGGATCCTGGGCCTGGCTTTTTATTAATGCTTGCAAGTATATTTTTAAATATCGCTTTTTCTTTCTGCTTTATAAATAAGAAAAGTATAAAATATTTTATCGTAGCAACTTTTTGTTTTTATAATTTTTATTTCTTTTGGGCTATTAGAAAAGAAATTTCATTTAACACCGGTTCCATATTATTAATACTAATATTCGAATTTTCTCTAATTTTAATCTATGGAATATACTATCTGATTCGTAAAAAAAAGCTAATGGCTAATTCGTCAAATGAATAGAAAAAATTATCTGTTATAAACAAAAAAATCGCCCGCTGGTGCGAGCGTCTTAGTAGGAGTATATTTTGTGTCTTTTACTAAAGTATGTTGGATAGCTGTATTTACAAGTAATAGCTAGGACGGCAATCGTTGCAAACGCTAGCTATCAGGGCGATATTGCAGTTTTTGAGGCTTTTCAGGGAATCAAAAAATTGCATGAATATGGTCACATACAAATGTTTAACGGTAGTAAATGGTTGTCAGATTTTGTGCAAAATGGTTTTTGGGCAGGAAGTGACTATGAAAAAGCGAAAACAAATCATAAATTTTATAGATGGGAATAATAAAAATATTAAGATCTACAATAATTTTTATTTTTACATTTTCAATTATTTCATGTAAGCAAAATGTTGAAAAAGACAAAGTTATTCAAACTTTAAATGTTATAAAGCAAGTTGAAAAGAAACAAGAGATAGTTAAAGTAGAAAATCAAGTTTCTCAAAAAAAGCTATTGATTTCTTAAAGAAGTTCTATGTCTTGTACTTAACAGATATAAATGAAGATACAAATAGATGTAAACTAGGGTATTACCTTACTGAAGATTTAATTGAATCTATAGATAAATCAGATGGTTATCCAATAATTGATTCTCAAGATTATGAAAAGATTGACTTAAATACTTTAAAGGTTTCGAAAACCAATATTGAAAATGTTTTTAAAGTTAGTTTTATTAATTATAAAGAAAGGGTTCTAAATGTGAAATTAGTACCTGTAGGTAATTCTTTTAAGATTGTAAGTATTACAATTTTTCGTAAAAATATAAATTTTACTTATCCATCAACAGTCACAAAACCGGGAACTATAGATGCGTATGATTTTGATTTGTTAAGTTATGTTACGGATTCTGCAGGTGATAGAACGCAAGTAAGCTTTTTTTTGGAAGATTTTTCTAACGGGTTTGTATTTACAAAAGGTTCTTATGACGAGAATTTTGAATACCGATGTATTAAGAAAAAACAGGAAAAGACTTAAAGTTATATTATCAAGAGGACTCTGATTATGATAAATATACTGGAGATACAAGTATACCATTAATTACTATTTACAAAAAAGGAGAAGATTTTTATGCTGTTAGTTCTCTTATAGAAAACGGAAAAGAAGTTAAGCTAAAAGAAGTTGAAAGTAGATATTAACCCCCCTCGCGCGACATATCCGCAACCCTGGCGCACTTCTGTGAAGTGTGTCTAATTTTCTTTAGTATTTGCCATGCAATTTATAATCTTTAAACAATGTCTCAGAGGTATAAAGTCATAGATAGTACCGTTCCAACATTTGCGACAATAATACTAATTGATTTGGGTAGATTTATTTATTAGACCAACCTATTTTAAAATATTAGATGATTCTCTAAATTATATACATTATAATCCTATGGCTTCAGAATTAGTTTATTATGAAAGAGATTGGAAAAACAGTAGCTATGCAATTTATGAAGAAGACAATCCAGAAACACCTTCGGTTAAAGTACATCCTCTATGCTAATTTGAAATAGAAAAACAATTAGTCACGCTTTACAAAAGCGCGCCAGCTTCTGCGATTATAGGTGTGGCACGAGTAGTGCAAGAGGCGGAAACAACAATCGTTATATGGCCTTAAAATAAAGCCTAATTCATATGAGCATATTTTTATTAATACTAAAGAAGAGGAAAATGTACGTAATTTACCTCTTAAAGAATTACTTAAATCAAAAACATGGGAAAATTAGATTTCAAATTCAAGAAAGAATAAAAATTATACATTAACACAAATAAGAAGAAATAATGTTTAATTCGAAGAGCAATTATGTAATAGCTA
This genomic stretch from Cellulophaga algicola DSM 14237 harbors:
- a CDS encoding CopD family protein; translated protein: MTELYGYIKALHLIFVITWFAGLFYVPRLFINHIEASLRPSPEKEILTKEFKLMTKRLWYIITWPSAILAVLFAIWLLVLFPGWLQQPWMHVKLTFVVLLILYHLKNHQIFKQLQRDEIKYTANFMRIWNEGATIILFAIVFLVVLKSTISWVYGVVGILTLGILLMLGIKLYKRIRDKNPDA
- a CDS encoding sensor histidine kinase; amino-acid sequence: MIVLVLLASVLIAGVTIYQYGEQSKDYHEDRLDRKEEQIKENIRYTLQRTTYVATTENLDLIFKDEIYQIADVLNVNFNIYDLEGGLIKSSRPKSKFQNDSISMCLTPEVLNNLKNSADSRYLEEKSAAGDKYQASYTYITDGKFKPIGILNLPYFEDNSFNDHELKEFLLRLGGVYLFMLLIAILLSYIISKYITRSLQTVSDKMNTTFLTKRNEKIIVGNPSEEVGKLINAYNAMIDELEISAVKLAKSEREQAWREMAKQVAHEIKNPLTPMRLTVQSFERKFDPADPEVRNKLNEYSKTLIQQIDTMSNIAGAFSNFAEMPAQQNETLNVVKIVKLGLDIFNESYIHFIADEEEIIAKLDRTQLIRVLTNLVKNAIQAIPDVAAPRILVTVSSEGNFVKISVADNGIGIADEFKEKIFEPKFTTKSSGMGLGLGMVKTIVETYNGTIDLTSQPGKGTVFTVRFPRIV
- a CDS encoding WD40/YVTN/BNR-like repeat-containing protein, whose translation is MKTNYLKSGMIMLLLCVLPLTALAQKKKKSKQITTQIPETLYSSLEYRLLGPFRGGRSAAVTGVPGQPNLFYFGATGGGVWKTTTGGREWENISDGFFGGSIGAIEVSKSDPNVIYVGGGEKTLRGNVSSGYGVWKTENAGKTWTSVGLEKSRHVPRLRVHPTNSDIVYAAVLGNIYKPTQERGIYKSIDGGKNWKKTLFVNDQAGAVDLVFDPNNPRILYASTWRAERTPYSLSSGGDGSALWKSTDSGETWAEISKNEGFPKDTLGIIGVTVSPKNSDRVWAIVENKEKGGLYRSDDGGKKWTQVNDERKLRQRAWYYTRLYADTEDEDVVYVLNVNYHKSSDGGKSFSTFNAPHGDHHDLWIAPENSKRMIIGDDGGAQISYDGGETWSTYYNQPTAQFYRVTTDNAFPYRIYAAQQDNSTLRINHRSDGRSIDDNDWEETAGGESAWIAVDPKNDDIVYGGSYDGFLTRVNHKTKTVRGINVWPDNPMGAGAEAMKYRFQWNFPIIFSKHNPKKLYTFSNHVHVSENEGQSWTLLSDDLTRNDPTKLGSSGGPITQDNTSVEYYCTIFAANESPLKEGLLWVGSDDGLVHVTKDGGTSWTNVTPTNMPEWAMINSIEPSAFDAGTCYVAATRYKLGDFEPYLYKTTDYGKTWSTITNGIAKEHFTRVVREDPKRKGLLYAGTETGMYISFDDGANWNPFQMNLPIVPITDLAIKDDNLIVATQGRSLWIIDDLTVLHQLNTSDKDKATILFQPKDAYRTKGGASKKASKTAGQNHPNGVITHFYLNSLNEKDSIALTYLSMKGDTLASFSNSTKDKDKKLDLKKGGNTHVWDTRGKGAKELDGMILWWANLDGAKAVPGAYQVSLSVNGKSSTEAFKILPDPRAEASVAAMQKQFDFITDINTTIERAHTSIEKIRTITKQLDAFSKQYEGKEQTKALLEKAKAMKEKFGEVEKALYQTQNRSGQDPLNFPIKLTNKLGHLNSLVAIDDFPPTAQDIVVKNELTAEIKAQLSTFDALIGKEMKQFNEEFNQLKLNYLFVEE
- a CDS encoding PAAR domain-containing protein, which produces MAKDLTRAITHENYGKAESGLQKYYHKVEKIIYHTPREFTKESIEKGGVFNFASDDFMTQPDTSNGVPVACIGDMTAHGGAITVGEPNVIIGSATPTPSITMAVNKIPFPEIASNASNKEARANQQLLREAAEDIEGEPRIYNLQWIKGDKFIRESRLLKEVTLRAYVENISEGEIITLKVNKIVDSTDENQELNDDSEELIEIKGTVKDKMVEVTWTVELPDSKSEKS